In the Candidatus Brocadiia bacterium genome, one interval contains:
- the rfbF gene encoding glucose-1-phosphate cytidylyltransferase, which translates to MKVVILAGGLGSRISEESQLKPKPMIEIGEKPVLWHIMKIYSHYGFNDFIICLGYKGYVIKEYFANYFLHESNVTFDFKNQNKKIIHTHTAEPWKVTLVNTGLETMTGGRLKRIKDYVGKASFMLTYGDGVADVDIKAAVKFHKAHGKTATVTASQPVGRFGVLDLSQNDSVKGFQEKPKGEGGWINAGFFVFEPAIFDYLKDDSTILERQPLEALAKRGQLKAFKHKGFFQPMDTLRDKNYLENLWAADKAPWKVWR; encoded by the coding sequence ATGAAAGTCGTTATACTTGCCGGTGGTTTGGGCTCCAGAATAAGCGAGGAATCTCAGCTTAAACCCAAGCCGATGATTGAAATCGGCGAAAAACCTGTTCTTTGGCACATCATGAAAATCTATTCGCATTACGGATTCAACGATTTTATCATCTGCCTGGGATACAAGGGGTATGTCATAAAAGAGTATTTTGCCAACTACTTCCTGCACGAATCTAATGTCACCTTTGATTTTAAGAACCAAAATAAAAAGATAATTCATACCCATACGGCCGAACCGTGGAAGGTTACCCTGGTAAATACCGGGCTTGAAACGATGACCGGCGGTCGGCTGAAAAGGATTAAAGACTATGTGGGCAAAGCTTCATTTATGCTTACTTACGGCGATGGCGTGGCCGATGTGGATATCAAAGCGGCCGTTAAATTCCATAAAGCGCACGGCAAGACAGCGACTGTTACGGCATCCCAACCTGTAGGCAGGTTCGGGGTTCTTGATTTGTCTCAAAATGATTCAGTAAAAGGATTTCAGGAAAAGCCTAAGGGTGAGGGCGGCTGGATAAACGCCGGATTTTTCGTATTTGAGCCGGCCATATTTGATTACCTGAAAGATGACAGCACTATTTTGGAGAGACAGCCGCTGGAGGCATTGGCAAAAAGAGGTCAGCTAAAGGCGTTTAAACATAAAGGATTTTTCCAGCCGATGGATACGTTAAGGGACAAGAACTATTTAGAAAACCTTTGGGCGGCCGATAAGGCGCCGTGGAAGGTCTGGCGTTAA
- a CDS encoding nucleotidyltransferase family protein, with amino-acid sequence MQAIILAGGKGTRLKEISKDIPKPLIDINGRPFLEYLFADIKNYADTVILAVGYRRELIKERFGDIWHGIKLKYSEETEPLGTGGAIKKALTLCSGEQVLILNGDTIFKCDINGLKQFHNDKKADMTIAVKEITDSDRYGIVELDGNNKIICFKEKAFYKKAHINGGVYLAGTGFLKRKMSGSPGKFSFEIDFLPGIIADNNIIGFASRNYFIDIGVPEDYHKAIKQIFP; translated from the coding sequence ATGCAAGCGATTATTTTAGCGGGCGGTAAGGGCACACGCCTCAAAGAAATCTCCAAAGATATCCCCAAGCCGTTGATAGACATAAACGGCCGGCCATTCCTGGAATACCTATTTGCGGACATCAAAAATTACGCGGATACCGTCATCCTGGCGGTAGGGTACAGGCGCGAGTTGATAAAAGAACGTTTCGGGGACATCTGGCATGGGATAAAGCTGAAATACTCCGAGGAAACCGAGCCTTTGGGCACCGGCGGAGCCATAAAGAAGGCGTTGACCTTGTGTTCAGGAGAACAGGTTCTTATCCTGAACGGTGATACTATTTTTAAGTGTGATATCAATGGCTTGAAACAGTTTCATAACGACAAAAAAGCGGATATGACCATAGCTGTTAAGGAAATAACGGATTCCGATCGGTACGGCATAGTCGAATTAGACGGGAATAATAAAATAATATGTTTTAAGGAAAAGGCGTTTTATAAAAAAGCGCATATAAACGGCGGGGTATATCTGGCGGGAACAGGATTCCTGAAGAGAAAAATGTCCGGTTCCCCGGGCAAATTCAGCTTTGAAATAGATTTCCTTCCCGGGATAATAGCCGATAATAATATAATAGGTTTTGCCAGTAGGAATTACTTCATAGACATAGGCGTACCCGAAGATTATCATAAGGCAATAAAACAAATTTTCCCTTAA
- a CDS encoding dehydrogenase, which translates to MPNRIIRAKAPLRLGFAGGGTDVSPYSDLYGGQILNATISMYAYAVIEPHQDKQIIIDSVDRGKFLTFKAARYLRPDGNLDLIKGVYNRVVKDYNNGRPLSFKITTYVDAPPGSGLGSSSTLTVAILGAFVEWLNLPLGEYDIAHLAYEIERRDLKLPGGKQDQYAATFGGFNFIEFYQGDKVIVNPLRIKSQSIAELEFNTLLYYTGASRTSSSVVESQVKNVTHKKKAPLEAMHHLKTQAVMLKEALLRNELNKIGEILDYGWHHKKKTAGNITNSRIEEIYETAKKAGAAGGKVSGAGGGGFMMLYCPRNTRYKVIQALQKLGGEFRRFQFTKHGLTAWTSK; encoded by the coding sequence ATGCCTAACCGAATCATTCGTGCCAAAGCGCCTTTGCGGCTCGGGTTTGCCGGTGGCGGAACCGATGTCTCGCCTTATTCCGACCTTTACGGCGGGCAGATACTCAACGCCACCATCTCGATGTACGCCTACGCCGTAATAGAGCCGCATCAGGACAAGCAAATAATCATAGATTCCGTCGACCGCGGTAAGTTTCTGACTTTTAAGGCTGCCAGATACCTCAGGCCGGACGGCAATCTTGACCTGATAAAGGGCGTCTATAACCGGGTGGTAAAGGACTACAATAACGGCCGTCCGCTATCGTTCAAAATCACCACCTATGTCGACGCACCGCCCGGCTCGGGCCTGGGTTCGTCATCCACGCTGACCGTGGCCATCTTGGGCGCTTTTGTTGAATGGCTCAACCTGCCGTTGGGCGAATACGATATAGCCCATCTGGCTTACGAGATAGAGCGCCGGGACCTGAAACTTCCCGGCGGAAAGCAGGACCAGTATGCGGCCACCTTCGGCGGGTTCAATTTCATAGAGTTCTACCAGGGCGACAAGGTCATCGTCAATCCGCTCAGGATAAAATCGCAATCCATCGCCGAACTGGAATTTAACACCCTGCTTTACTATACAGGCGCCAGCCGGACCTCATCGTCCGTGGTGGAATCGCAGGTGAAGAACGTGACCCATAAAAAGAAGGCGCCGCTGGAAGCCATGCACCACTTGAAAACCCAGGCGGTTATGCTTAAGGAAGCTTTGCTTAGAAACGAGCTGAACAAAATCGGAGAAATCCTCGATTATGGCTGGCATCACAAGAAGAAGACGGCCGGCAATATCACCAATTCCCGGATAGAAGAGATATATGAGACCGCCAAAAAGGCCGGGGCGGCCGGCGGCAAGGTGTCAGGCGCCGGCGGCGGCGGGTTTATGATGCTCTATTGCCCCAGGAATACCCGGTATAAGGTCATTCAGGCGCTCCAGAAGCTGGGCGGCGAGTTCCGCAGGTTCCAGTTCACCAAGCACGGCCTGACCGCCTGGACTTCAAAGTAA